The following are encoded together in the Brassica napus cultivar Da-Ae chromosome A9, Da-Ae, whole genome shotgun sequence genome:
- the LOC111215937 gene encoding glutathione S-transferase T3-like, whose protein sequence is MDPNNLPSKSSSYVGLLHSQQGSVFHENFPYESFHSSVNFGESQPFPAFSSQQSQDAPLEPPVQTPAARGVRRKWNPADDEVLISVWLNTSKDAIVANEQRSGAFWKRVAAYYAASPHGIEDGGKEHGCCKKRWHRINEDVNKFCAAYSAAERQMRSGESDTDVLKKAHDIFFSDQEHKFTLEHAWCVLRFEQKWLSLNAPTTAGVSKRKNVDVNSQTSNTEGFVDVESRPEGVKAAKAKRNTGKGKSVAEIATVWEMKKDDLVRKERLSRLAILDTLLTRTEPLTEAEVVVKNKLLAELF, encoded by the coding sequence ATGGATCCAAACAATCTTCCAAGCAAGTCCTCTAGCTACGTAGGACTGCTTCACAGTCAACAAGGTAGCGTGTTccatgaaaactttccttatgaaAGTTTTCATTCTAGTGTTAACTTCGGAGAATCACAGCCTTTTCCGGCTTTCAGCTCACAACAATCTCAAGATGCACCATTAGAGCCACCAGTACAGACACCGGCTGCCCGTGGTGTAAGGCGCAAATGGAATCCAGCAGATGACGAGGTGCTGATCAGTGTGTGGCTTAATACTTCGAAAGATGCAATTGTTGCAAATGAGCAGAGGTCGGGGGCCTTCTGGAAACGGGTTGCTGCTTATTATGCAGCAAGTCCCCATGGAATAGAGGATGGTGGGAAGGAGCACGGTTGTTGCAAGAAGAGGTGGCACAGAATTAATGAAGATGTTAACAAGTTCTGTGCCGCATACTCAGCAGCAGAGCGACAAATGAGAAGTGGTGAGAGTGACACTGACGTTCTGAAGAAGGCACATGACATTTTCTTCTCTGATCAAGAGCACAAGTTCACACTTGAACACGCTTGGTGTGTGTTGAGGTTTGAACAGAAGTGGCTCAGCCTCAACGCACCCACGACTGCTGGCGTTTCGAAGAGGAAGAATGTGGACGTAAATTCCCAAACATCTAATACTGAAGGCTTCGTTGATGTTGAGAGCAGGCCCGAAGGTGTCAAGGCTGCTAAGGCCAAAAGAAACACGGGTAAAGGGAAGTCTGTGGCTGAGATTGCGACCGTTTGGGAAATGAAGAAGGACGATTTGGTGAGGAAGGAGAGACTGTCGAGGCTAGCAATACTAGACACTCTCCTTACCCGTACTGAACCATTGACTGAGGCGGAAGTTGTTGTGAAGAATAAGCTCCTAGCGGagttattctaa